The Primulina huaijiensis isolate GDHJ02 chromosome 12, ASM1229523v2, whole genome shotgun sequence genome has a window encoding:
- the LOC140989760 gene encoding uncharacterized protein isoform X2, whose amino-acid sequence MVYFFAAVSSNTQAHQRDWYNLEKSKRVKAFRCGEFNDCIERAEASQGMPPKKREKYARREDAILHALELERQLLENKYGKLENSSNHRSKSSPDAAISSEYLGNESRNKIESRSGLISDRLGLSPVEKNAEVCLYEVIARDEGQLSGDDDSASVLPRTRGLQDFGLRTAPIREELSGFSFRAKKSRCAYLMNASGDYLNDGRLQSSLAEMPVSRLEEKDFPYSDLGEEHISGSTEDTETDCSETDSMESDSDDDLTALSDGSASIELRPKYPRIEANEGHESINSDDPDELTFPDDLSNPNEFAPTKSGVSKWQLKRKRNNRGLGKRSLDRTDSDVFRQYTNGISSNWTNGGTKADSSQKSYRTHAAKYRSTGLSRSNHNIIDSDVLTLNRYSAKRGFWEDSCEYTDTVFADRYQFGGRIMLVDVDLEVQASNYRRDVPMISILSMLNGHAIIGHLIQIEALESGSSENLLATADKILPELFESPSRLPPSWRTGRRTANSRVPRPHLYSSIENDCKHQARSVFQDKKLPFGSSQGQKANVSIPIFSNNSTERMFSKFSPKKISPSTSQKIRTLSSIASEPKNRNDMRSGCSSDCRVDGLIKTESVHTGVACIPVSLVFSRLNEELLGRHR is encoded by the exons ATGGTTTACTTTTTTGCTGCAGTGAGCTCAAATACACAGGCTCATCAAAG GGACTGGTATAATTTGGAGAAGTCAAAACGAGTAAAGGCATTCCGATGTGGTGAGTTTAATGACTGTATAGAAAGGGCTGAAGCCTCTCAGGGTATGCCTCCAaagaaaagagagaaatatGCTCGCCGGGAAGATGCAATACTACATGCTCTTGAACTAGAGAGGCAATTATTGGAGAATAAATACGGGAAATTGGAAAATTCTTCTAATCATAGGAGCAAATCGTCACCAGATGCTGCAATATCTTCAGAATATTTGGGAAATGAAAGCAgaaataaaattgaatccaGATCAGGTCTAATATCTGATAGACTTGGTTTGTCTCCCGTTGAGAAGAATGCGGAGGTCTGTCTGTACGAAGTGATTGCTAGAGATGAAGGTCAATTGAGTGGAGATGATGATAGTGCCAGTGTGCTGCCTCGAACACGAGGATTACAGGACTTTGGTCTCCGCACTGCACCAATTA GAGAGGAGCTGTCGGGATTTTCATTTCGTGCAAAGAAGAGCAGATGTGCTTACCTGATGAATGCTTCGGGAGATTATTTGAATGATGGCCGATTGCAATCCTCGCTGGCAGAAATGCCAGTTTCCAGGCTCGAAGAAAAAGACTTCCCTTATTCGGATTTGGGTGAAGAGCATATTTCTGGGTCTACAGAGGACACAGAAACAGATTGCTCTGAGACAGATTCTATGGAATCAGATTCAGATGATGATTTGACTGCACTTTCTG ATGGTTCTGCCTCTATAGAATTGCGACCTAAATATCCgagaattgaagccaatgaaGGGCATGAAAGCATAAACAGTGATGACCCTGATGAATTGACATTTCCAGATGACTTGTCCAATCCAAATGAATTTGCACCAACTAAATCAGGTGTTTCCAAATGGCAgttgaaaaggaaaagaaataaCCGTGGTCTTGGAAAGCGGTCACTTGACAGAACTGATTCAGATGTATTCAGACAATATACAAATGGAATAAGTTCCAATTGGACCAATGGTGGTACCAAGGCTGATTCAAGCCAGAAAAGTTATAGGACCCATGCAGCAAAATATAGATCAACAGGTCTTAGTCGTTCTAATCACAATATCATAGATTCAGATGTGTTGACATTGAATCGTTACTCTGCCAAAAGAGGATTCTGGGAGGATAGTTGTGAGTACACGGACACTGTGTTTGCTGATAGGTATCAGTTTGGTGGTAGGATCATGTTGGTAGATGTGGATTTAGAAGTTCAGGCCAGCAACTACCGACGGGACGTTCCTATGATTTCAATACTTAGTATGCTAAATGGACATGCTATAATTGGTCATCTCATCCAAATTGAAGCGCTTGAGAGTGGTTCATCAGAAAACCTTCTTGCTACAGCTGATAAGATTTTACCCGAATTATTCGAGAGTCCTAGCAGGCTTCCCCCCTCATGGAGGACTGGTCGCAGGACAGCAAATTCTCGTGTTCCACGCCCACATTTGTACTCATCAATTGAAAATGATTGTAAGCATCAAGCTCGATCGGTGTTTCAAGATAAAAAGCTTCCATTTGGCTCCAGTCAAGGTCAGAAAGCAAATGTGTCCATACCAATCTTTTCCAACAATTCTACTGAGAGGATGTTCTCCAAATTTTCACCAAAGAAAATTAGCCCATCTACTAGTCAGAAGATAAGAACATTGTCTTCTATCGCCTCGGAGCCGAAAAATCGTAACGATATGCGAAGTGGCTGCAGCAGTGACTGCCGTGTGGATGGGCTGATAAAAACCGAATCTGTACACACAGGTGTTGCTTGTATACCTGTTAGCCTGGTATTCAGTAGGCTAAACGAGGAGTTACTCGGGCGCCATCGGTAG
- the LOC140989760 gene encoding uncharacterized protein isoform X1 produces MGSSESGEVADGCVGSIVWVRRRNGSWWPGKILGQEELSLSHITSPRSGTPVKLLGREDASVDWYNLEKSKRVKAFRCGEFNDCIERAEASQGMPPKKREKYARREDAILHALELERQLLENKYGKLENSSNHRSKSSPDAAISSEYLGNESRNKIESRSGLISDRLGLSPVEKNAEVCLYEVIARDEGQLSGDDDSASVLPRTRGLQDFGLRTAPIREELSGFSFRAKKSRCAYLMNASGDYLNDGRLQSSLAEMPVSRLEEKDFPYSDLGEEHISGSTEDTETDCSETDSMESDSDDDLTALSDGSASIELRPKYPRIEANEGHESINSDDPDELTFPDDLSNPNEFAPTKSGVSKWQLKRKRNNRGLGKRSLDRTDSDVFRQYTNGISSNWTNGGTKADSSQKSYRTHAAKYRSTGLSRSNHNIIDSDVLTLNRYSAKRGFWEDSCEYTDTVFADRYQFGGRIMLVDVDLEVQASNYRRDVPMISILSMLNGHAIIGHLIQIEALESGSSENLLATADKILPELFESPSRLPPSWRTGRRTANSRVPRPHLYSSIENDCKHQARSVFQDKKLPFGSSQGQKANVSIPIFSNNSTERMFSKFSPKKISPSTSQKIRTLSSIASEPKNRNDMRSGCSSDCRVDGLIKTESVHTGVACIPVSLVFSRLNEELLGRHR; encoded by the exons ATGGGTAGTTCAGAATCTGGGGAAGTGGCTGATGGCTGTGTGGGGAGTATAGTGTGGGTTCGAAGGCGCAATGGGTCTTGGTGGCCTGGAAAAATACTTGGTCAGGAAGAGCTGTCTTTGTCTCATATAACATCTCCGCGATCTGGAACACCTGTGAAGCTTCTTGGGAGGGAAGATGCTAGCGT GGACTGGTATAATTTGGAGAAGTCAAAACGAGTAAAGGCATTCCGATGTGGTGAGTTTAATGACTGTATAGAAAGGGCTGAAGCCTCTCAGGGTATGCCTCCAaagaaaagagagaaatatGCTCGCCGGGAAGATGCAATACTACATGCTCTTGAACTAGAGAGGCAATTATTGGAGAATAAATACGGGAAATTGGAAAATTCTTCTAATCATAGGAGCAAATCGTCACCAGATGCTGCAATATCTTCAGAATATTTGGGAAATGAAAGCAgaaataaaattgaatccaGATCAGGTCTAATATCTGATAGACTTGGTTTGTCTCCCGTTGAGAAGAATGCGGAGGTCTGTCTGTACGAAGTGATTGCTAGAGATGAAGGTCAATTGAGTGGAGATGATGATAGTGCCAGTGTGCTGCCTCGAACACGAGGATTACAGGACTTTGGTCTCCGCACTGCACCAATTA GAGAGGAGCTGTCGGGATTTTCATTTCGTGCAAAGAAGAGCAGATGTGCTTACCTGATGAATGCTTCGGGAGATTATTTGAATGATGGCCGATTGCAATCCTCGCTGGCAGAAATGCCAGTTTCCAGGCTCGAAGAAAAAGACTTCCCTTATTCGGATTTGGGTGAAGAGCATATTTCTGGGTCTACAGAGGACACAGAAACAGATTGCTCTGAGACAGATTCTATGGAATCAGATTCAGATGATGATTTGACTGCACTTTCTG ATGGTTCTGCCTCTATAGAATTGCGACCTAAATATCCgagaattgaagccaatgaaGGGCATGAAAGCATAAACAGTGATGACCCTGATGAATTGACATTTCCAGATGACTTGTCCAATCCAAATGAATTTGCACCAACTAAATCAGGTGTTTCCAAATGGCAgttgaaaaggaaaagaaataaCCGTGGTCTTGGAAAGCGGTCACTTGACAGAACTGATTCAGATGTATTCAGACAATATACAAATGGAATAAGTTCCAATTGGACCAATGGTGGTACCAAGGCTGATTCAAGCCAGAAAAGTTATAGGACCCATGCAGCAAAATATAGATCAACAGGTCTTAGTCGTTCTAATCACAATATCATAGATTCAGATGTGTTGACATTGAATCGTTACTCTGCCAAAAGAGGATTCTGGGAGGATAGTTGTGAGTACACGGACACTGTGTTTGCTGATAGGTATCAGTTTGGTGGTAGGATCATGTTGGTAGATGTGGATTTAGAAGTTCAGGCCAGCAACTACCGACGGGACGTTCCTATGATTTCAATACTTAGTATGCTAAATGGACATGCTATAATTGGTCATCTCATCCAAATTGAAGCGCTTGAGAGTGGTTCATCAGAAAACCTTCTTGCTACAGCTGATAAGATTTTACCCGAATTATTCGAGAGTCCTAGCAGGCTTCCCCCCTCATGGAGGACTGGTCGCAGGACAGCAAATTCTCGTGTTCCACGCCCACATTTGTACTCATCAATTGAAAATGATTGTAAGCATCAAGCTCGATCGGTGTTTCAAGATAAAAAGCTTCCATTTGGCTCCAGTCAAGGTCAGAAAGCAAATGTGTCCATACCAATCTTTTCCAACAATTCTACTGAGAGGATGTTCTCCAAATTTTCACCAAAGAAAATTAGCCCATCTACTAGTCAGAAGATAAGAACATTGTCTTCTATCGCCTCGGAGCCGAAAAATCGTAACGATATGCGAAGTGGCTGCAGCAGTGACTGCCGTGTGGATGGGCTGATAAAAACCGAATCTGTACACACAGGTGTTGCTTGTATACCTGTTAGCCTGGTATTCAGTAGGCTAAACGAGGAGTTACTCGGGCGCCATCGGTAG